One window of the Triticum dicoccoides isolate Atlit2015 ecotype Zavitan chromosome 3B, WEW_v2.0, whole genome shotgun sequence genome contains the following:
- the LOC119274617 gene encoding uncharacterized protein LOC119274617, producing the protein MALRTVAAKLKAPVASLKQAWAVCRPQAKHPLEGLNVDPLTLQEMKALERAVRAGEMKQTLVTIGFMGCLTGTVVHVLHSDLAAREATAEADAEAAVREVLESLDSDVNAVGTNKD; encoded by the exons ATGGCGCTGCGCACCGTTGCCGCGAAGCTGAAGGCCCCCGTCGCCTCTCTCAAGCAGGCTTGGGCGGTCTGCCGTCCTCAG GCTAAGCATCCTTTGGAGGGCCTGAATGTTGATCCGCTCACCCT CCAGGAGATGAAGGCCCTCGAGAGGGCAGTTAGGGCAGGCGAAATGAAGCAGACCTTGGTTACCATTGGCTTCATGGGTTGTTTGACTGGTACGGTTGTCCATGTGCTCCATTCAGACTTAGCTGCCcgtgaggcgacggcggaggcggacgcggaggcggcggTACGTGAGgtgcttgaatcgcttgattcagATGTCAATGCGGTTGGTACAAACAAAGACTAA
- the LOC119274618 gene encoding uncharacterized protein LOC119274618: MAALRRLPRTGQLGSKQAVLPPLAGRAALLARARSLPHLPAAVRRFSDKSKGDLLDRAATVIKEGKVVSRDITKGVEGLEDLIGRQLDVCSIELSATIRRQIRHSLEEASQVPWGHLGIQALAFLSVGGVLAYGGGGHTPLQQVQRGGQEDN; the protein is encoded by the exons ATGGCTGCCCTCCGCCGCCTGCCTCGCACCGGCCAGCTCGGCTCCAAGCAGGCCGTCCTCCCGCCTCTCGCCGGCCGCGCCGCCCTCCTCGCACGCGCGCGCTCCCTCCCTCACCTCCCCGCCGCCGTCCGTCGTTTCTCGGACAAGAGCAAGGGGGATCTCCTCGACCGCGCCGCCACCGTGATCAAGGAAGGGAAGGTGGTTTCCCGTGACATCACCAAGGGAGTCGAGGGCCTTGAAGATCTTATCGGACGGCAGCTTGACGTGTGTTCAATCGAGCTCTCGGCCACGATAAG GCGTCAGATTAGGCACAGTCTGGAAGAAGCTAGCCAAGTTCCATGGGGGCATCTGGGTATCCAGGCCTTGGCGTTTCTATCTGTTGGAGGGGTTCTTGCttacggggggggggggcacacaccTCTTCAACAAGTTCAGCGCGGAGGTCAAGAAGATAACTGA